The following proteins are co-located in the Desulfatirhabdium butyrativorans DSM 18734 genome:
- a CDS encoding FAD-dependent oxidoreductase encodes MYRYLFSPIKINRVEIKNRIAYPALGLLYSYDSKLNDRYYHYFREKAQGGTGLITVGPVGVDFLGSGLLALSLAKDEAIPDFRKLAGIIQSEGARAWVQLFHAGAYSHPMLINNETPIAPSAVFCAYSRVTPREMTLEDIRTVQDSFVKAALRAKEAGFDGVEIIASAGYLITQFLSPIKNLRTDEYGGPFENRIRFARELIEQMRAAVGPDYPITIRMAGNDFVPGSTTDRETPQIAKVYEAAGVDAINITGGWHESRVPQLPMELPRSAYAYLALNIKQAVNVPVMASNRIADPDTAERLLKDGYADMVNLGRVLIADPEWPKKAYEGRAQEIRPCVACSQGCTDQVFSGKPVFCIGNPRAGFEGDRIVRKTDSPKKVMVIGAGPGGLEAAVTAAQIGHRVDLFEKGSDIGGQIWMAGAPPHKREILEYIRYYQAMIRKYNIPVHLNTTVDSHLVEINRPDFVIVAEGAEPLIPPIPGIDHPSVLSAWTVLRDNPFLGKKVAIIGGGAVGLETALFVAAKGVINPEILYFLFTYDAEPPERLKELMFKGSCTVTVFEMLPKAGADVGKSTKWILNDNLKRYGVKVRTSTKVVAIDAGKITYEFEGNTGEETFDSIIVASGSRSVKTLSEQAATWGIPYRVVGDCIKPGKLNDAIHGGFLAAMDI; translated from the coding sequence ATCGTTATCTGTTTAGTCCCATCAAGATCAATCGGGTCGAAATCAAGAACCGCATCGCCTATCCGGCGCTCGGGTTGCTCTATTCCTACGACAGCAAGCTCAATGACCGGTATTACCACTATTTCCGGGAAAAGGCCCAGGGAGGAACGGGCCTCATCACGGTGGGCCCGGTCGGCGTGGATTTTCTCGGATCGGGTCTTCTGGCGCTTTCGCTGGCCAAAGACGAAGCCATACCGGATTTTCGAAAACTGGCAGGCATCATCCAGAGCGAAGGCGCCAGGGCGTGGGTGCAGCTCTTTCATGCGGGGGCCTACTCGCATCCCATGCTGATCAACAACGAAACGCCGATCGCGCCGTCGGCCGTCTTCTGTGCCTATTCGCGTGTCACCCCCCGGGAGATGACCCTCGAAGACATCCGTACCGTTCAGGACAGTTTCGTGAAAGCCGCCTTGCGCGCAAAGGAAGCCGGATTCGACGGCGTCGAAATCATTGCATCCGCCGGGTACCTCATCACCCAATTCCTTTCGCCCATCAAGAACCTGCGCACGGATGAATACGGCGGTCCATTCGAGAACCGGATCCGCTTTGCCCGGGAGCTGATCGAACAGATGCGGGCAGCCGTGGGTCCCGATTATCCGATCACGATCCGCATGGCAGGAAACGACTTCGTTCCCGGGAGCACCACCGACAGGGAAACCCCGCAAATTGCCAAAGTCTATGAAGCTGCCGGAGTGGATGCCATCAACATCACGGGTGGATGGCACGAGTCCCGTGTGCCGCAATTGCCGATGGAGCTTCCGCGATCGGCTTACGCCTATCTGGCGCTCAACATCAAACAGGCGGTGAATGTGCCGGTGATGGCATCCAACCGCATCGCCGATCCCGATACGGCCGAACGGTTGCTCAAGGACGGCTATGCCGACATGGTCAACCTGGGTCGGGTGCTCATCGCCGATCCCGAATGGCCGAAGAAGGCCTATGAGGGAAGGGCTCAGGAAATCCGACCCTGTGTCGCCTGCTCCCAGGGATGCACGGATCAGGTCTTCAGTGGAAAACCGGTTTTCTGCATCGGCAACCCGAGGGCAGGCTTCGAAGGGGATCGGATCGTTCGAAAAACCGACTCTCCGAAAAAGGTCATGGTGATCGGAGCCGGCCCCGGTGGGCTCGAGGCTGCCGTCACGGCTGCCCAAATCGGGCATCGGGTCGATCTGTTCGAGAAAGGGTCGGACATCGGAGGCCAGATCTGGATGGCGGGGGCTCCGCCCCACAAACGGGAGATTCTGGAATATATCCGGTATTACCAGGCGATGATCCGAAAATACAATATACCGGTTCACCTGAACACGACCGTCGACAGCCACCTTGTCGAGATCAACCGGCCCGATTTCGTCATTGTTGCCGAAGGGGCCGAGCCGCTCATTCCTCCGATTCCGGGAATCGACCACCCTTCGGTGTTGTCGGCATGGACGGTACTGCGGGACAATCCTTTTCTCGGGAAGAAAGTAGCCATCATCGGCGGAGGAGCCGTGGGGCTCGAGACGGCACTCTTCGTTGCGGCAAAGGGGGTGATCAACCCGGAAATTCTCTATTTTCTGTTTACCTACGATGCAGAGCCGCCCGAACGGTTGAAGGAGCTCATGTTCAAGGGTTCCTGCACGGTGACGGTGTTCGAGATGCTGCCCAAGGCCGGGGCTGATGTGGGTAAGTCTACGAAGTGGATCTTGAACGACAACCTCAAACGCTATGGGGTAAAGGTGCGGACATCCACCAAGGTGGTTGCGATCGATGCCGGGAAGATCACCTATGAATTCGAAGGCAACACAGGAGAGGAAACCTTCGATTCCATCATCGTGGCATCGGGTTCCCGATCGGTGAAAACGCTCTCCGAGCAAGCGGCTACCTGGGGAATCCCCTATCGGGTCGTCGGGGACTGCATCAAACCGGGGAAACTCAACGACGCCATTCACGGCGGTTTCCTGGCGGCGATGGATATTTGA